The Papaver somniferum cultivar HN1 chromosome 6, ASM357369v1, whole genome shotgun sequence genome segment gtgagagacagagagagagaaagaagagaatTGATCATTTGATTCATTGATTCTTCAGGCATAATCATGGTGATGAAACCAGCATGGTTAGAAGGTTTAATTGCTGAAACATTCTTTACAAATTGTGGGACCCACGAGAATCGCAGGAAAAATGAGAAGAACGTATTCTGCTTGGATTGTCTTCGTAGTATTTGCCCTCACTGTGTTTCTTCTCATCGTTCTCATCCACTCATACAGGTTCAGTTTCATTTTCTTACAAACACACTTTTACTCAATTTCTCTATCACTACTCTGGTTATATTCAAATTCTActctgtttttctttcttttgtttcttgaaaTTTAGCTCTATcattttgattaattgtgctttgTTTGTTTATACTCATTTGTTTGTTGAATTTTGTGATTTGAGGTTGTAAATTAACTATTCAAAAGATCTTGCTGTTCTTGAACTAAATTTCATAGTATTTAGAGAAGAAAATTAATGTTTTGCTTTTACTCTTTACTGTTAATTCAATTCAACTTAAAAGCTCTTTGTTATATTATCCACTGCTGTTTTAGTTGATTAATTCCATTCCAAATCCAATTTCCGTTTTTCTGATTCTATAAAATCCATCAATTCCTTGAACATTTCATATGAATTACCTAATTTTGATAGTATGTTgtttgtaattgttgaataaattTTGGAAGTATTGTTTGTTAGGAAATTTTGTATTTTATTGTCTGATTTTCCATTGATTCCCTCtgttttagatttgtttctttCCTCTTTTAGAAAATCACTATTATACATATTTTCTGTAAGGTTCCTTAGCTCCCGTTGCTTTCATGAAAGTGAAAGTTTGAccaatttttccttcttctttactTCCATCAATAATTTTACTGTACTGAATTTAAAACATATAATTCAAGTTTCTTCAACCTCACCCTCAATGGCAATGATGCTGCCCTAGTGCCTAGGAACTGTCATTTTTGCTCATAAATTACTAAAATATCCTTGGTATCATACCTCTGCATTGTTATGATTATCATCGCTTAATTCAAATTGTAGACGTTTACATgcgaaaaatcaaattaagaACTGCATAATTAAATTAAACCAGTTTGAGTCTTAACTAATAATGGAAGTTGCTGTACAGGTGCGACGGTACGTTTACAACGATGTGGTTCGATTGGATGATCTCGAGAAGCTTATCGACTGTTCTTATGTTCAGGTAGAAGAATTTTAATTAGTCCGTGAAGATGAATTGTGTTTGACCAATGATAATAATCtttaaaatttcaagacatgtttGTTAAATCACACTTATGTTTTTGCAGCCTTACACTATAAACAGTGCGAAAGTAATCTTTTTGAACCCAAGGCCTCAGACAAGGGCTTGCAAGGGTTCCGCCAATATTTGCTACAACTGTGACAGAATTCTCCAAGA includes the following:
- the LOC113285590 gene encoding uncharacterized protein LOC113285590, with product MVMKPAWLEGLIAETFFTNCGTHENRRKNEKNVFCLDCLRSICPHCVSSHRSHPLIQVRRYVYNDVVRLDDLEKLIDCSYVQPYTINSAKVIFLNPRPQTRACKGSANICYNCDRILQEKYHFCSLSCKVDHVVLQGGDLSSILYRFHESDFEFSQFEGLQMDGSDITEEDDITPNSILEDHPLGFKNSSCSSNNSGISQDSSVGLVKKKKGNGFFPGNVFSFSRRKGAPQRAPLS